In the genome of Ictalurus furcatus strain D&B chromosome 13, Billie_1.0, whole genome shotgun sequence, one region contains:
- the fads6 gene encoding fatty acid desaturase 6, with protein sequence MSVCVCVSVCVCKQCLRTGRISSMQNIPEEWTQTEERSDGGQKEETGECETLMMELNRLVQKTVRDSSWWDRRGLDCTILASAFISLPSAFLLLSSSQVCYFLLGLILMGVAHAVITVKGTHLASHGALSDSTFWKQFWAIFFIEVCGAFTANAGVKAHIKMHHAHTNVIGLGDSSTWKIPFLPRSVYLFIAPLAVPIITPLVALGQLKGQPLCTAARTVVCVCLGVCSHYVVLRCVSGLECSSALLVMLLSRAMFSIPYIHVNIFQHIGLPMFSPNRRPKRIYQMSHGVLNLPRNPLLDWTFGHSLINCHVEHHLFPSLSDNMCLKVKPIVSRYLKVKALPYQEDGYLSRLRLFFHKYQELMVFAPPIIELVGVQ encoded by the exons atgagtgtgtgtgtgtgtgtgagtgtgtgtgtgtgtaaacagtgtcTCAGAACTGGCAGAATCAGCAGCATGCAGAACATCCCGGAAGAATGGACACAGACGGAGGAGAGATCGGATGGAGGACAGAAGGAGGAGACGGGGGAATGTGAGACGCTGATGATGGAGCTGAATCGTCTCGTCCAGAAGACTGTGAGAGACAGCAGCTGGTGGGACAGGAGAGGACTGGACTGCACCATCCTGGCTTCGGCTTTCATCAGCCTGccctcag cgTTCCTGCTGTTGTCCTCATCTCAGGTGTGTTACTTCCTGTTGGGCTTGATTCTGATGGGCGTGGCTCATGCAGTGATCACGGTGAAGGGAACTCACCTGGCCAGTCATGGAGCTCTGAGCGACTCCACCTTCTGGAAACAGTTCTGGGCCATCTTCTTCATCGAG GTGTGTGGAGCGTTCACAGCAAATGCGGGTGTGAAAGCACACATTAAGATGCACCACGCTCACACTAACGTGATCGGACTCGGAGACTCGAGCACGTGGAAGATTCCGTTCCTGCCCCGAAGTGTTTATCTGTTCATCGCTCCACTCGCTGTGCCCATCATCACTCCTTTAGTGGCCTTGG ggcAGCTGAAAGGTCAGCCTCTGTGCACAGCAGCACGTacggtggtgtgtgtgtgtctaggtgtGTGTTCTCACTATGTTGTGCTGCGGTGTGTATCGGGGTTGGAATGTAGCTCAGCGCTGCTGGTGATGCTGCTGAGCAGAGCCATGTTCTCCATCCCATACATCCATGTCAACATCTTCCAg CACATTGGGTTGCCGATGTTTTCTCCAAATCGTCGGCCAAAGCGGATCTACCAGATGAGCCATGGTGTGTTAAACTTGCCCCGGAACCCACTGTTGGACTGGACCTTCGGCCACTCGCTCATCAACTGCCACGTGGAGCATCACCTGTTCCCTTCGCTGTCCGACAACATGTGCCTCAAG gtgaagcCAATCGTTTCGCGGTACCTGAAGGTGAAGGCATTGCCATATCAGGAGGACGGCTATCTCTCTCGCCTGCGTCTCTTCTTCCACAAGTACCAGGAGCTGATGGTGTTTGCTCCACCTATAATTGAGTTGGTGGGGGTGCAGTAA